From Anas acuta chromosome 20, bAnaAcu1.1, whole genome shotgun sequence, a single genomic window includes:
- the ARPC5L gene encoding actin-related protein 2/3 complex subunit 5-like protein has protein sequence MARSTLSSRFRRLDVERFDGSRFEDEPEEAPPAEPEPGPEAEALLRRGDALRALHAALRSAPRLAASPDTKEQAQGTMLKVLMAFKSSEIEQAVNSLDGNGIDLLMKYIYKGFEKPTENSSAILLQWHEKALAVGGLGAIVRVLTARKTV, from the exons ATGGCGCGGAGCACGCTGTCGTCGCGCTTCCGCCGCCTGGACGTGGAGCGCTTCGACGGGAGCCGCTTCGAGGACGAGCCCGAGGAGGCGCCGCCGGCAGAGCCCGAGCCCGGCCCCGAGGCGGAGGCGCTGCTGCGGCG AGGGGACGCGCTCAGGGCCCTGCACGCCGCCCTGCGCAGCGCCCCGCGCCTGGCAGCCAGCCCCGACACCAAG GAGCAGGCGCAGGGAACCATGCTGAAAGTGCTCATggcttttaaaagcagtgagATAGAACAAGCGGTGAACTCGTTAGACGGAAACGGCATTGACTTGTTAATGAAGTATATTTATAAAGGATTCGAAAAGCCAACAGAAAATAGTAGTGCAATATTACTCCAATGGCACGAAAAG GCATTAGCAGTAGGTGGACTAGGTGCCATAGTAAGAGTTCTTACTGCAAGAAAGACTGTTTAA
- the PPP6C gene encoding serine/threonine-protein phosphatase 6 catalytic subunit, with translation MAPLDLDKYVEIARLCKYLPENDLKRLCDYVCDLLLEESNVQPVCTPVTVCGDIHGQFYDLCELFRTGGQVPDTNYIFMGDFVDRGYYSLETFTYLLALKAKWPDRITLLRGNHESRQITQVYGFYDECQTKYGNANAWRYCTKVFDMLTIAALIDEQILCVHGGLSPDIKTLDQIRTIERNQEIPHKGAFCDLVWSDPEDVDTWAISPRGAGWLFGAKVTNEFVHINNLKLICRAHQLVHEGYKFMFDEKLVTVWSAPNYCYRCGNIASIMVFKDVNTREPKLFRAVPDSERVIPPRTTTPYFL, from the exons ATGGCGCCGCTGGACCTGGACAAGTACGTGGAGATCGCGCGGCTCTGCAAGTACCTGCCCGAGAACGACCTCAAG CGGCTGTGTGACTACGTGTGtgacctgctgctggaggagtcCAACGTGCAGCCCGTCTGCACGCCCGTCACGGTGTGCGGCGACATCCACGGCCAG TTCTATGACCTGTGCGAGCTGTTCCGGACCGGCGGGCAGGTGCCGGACACCAACTACATCTTCATG GGTGACTTTGTAGATAGAGGTTATTATAGTCTCGAGACTTTCACTTACCTCCTTGCACTAAAAGCTAAGTGGCCTGATCGTATCACACTGTTACGGGGCAATCATGAGAGCAGGCAGATAACGCAGGTGTATGGATTCTACG ATGAGTGCCAAACCAAATACGGCAATGCTAACGCGTGGAGGTACTGCACCAAAGTCTTTGACATGCTCACAATAGCAGCT TTAATAGACGAGCAGATCCTCTGCGTGCACGGCGGTCTGTCTCCAGACATCAAGACGCTCGATCAGATCCGAACCATCGAACGCAATCAAGAAATTCCTCACAAAGGCGCCTTCTGCGACCTGGTGTGGTCGGACCCGGAGGACGTGGACACGTGGGCCATCAGCCCACGGGGGGCAGGCTGGCTGTTCGGAGCCAAGGTGACGAACGAG TTTGTTCACATCAACAACCTGAAGCTGATCTGCAGAGCGCACCAGCTGGTTCACGAAGGCTACAAGTTCATGTTCGACGAGAAGCTGGTGACCGTGTGGTCCGCCCCCAACTACTGCTACCGCTGCGGGAACATCGCCTCCATCATGGTGTTCAAGGACGTAAACACGAGGGAGCCCAAGCTGTTCCGCGCCGTGCCCGACTCGGAGCGCGTCATCCCGCCGCGCACCACCACGCCGTACTTCCTCTga
- the RABEPK gene encoding rab9 effector protein with kelch motifs isoform X1 has product MGAPLEPLEPGQRPQAAKWYRLRPRGAGPSGRVGPGCLLLPARPGRVLLLGGADTDGAFADAHVLELGSLRWAQAGWSGLRPRYEHATFLPPRQPPRLWVFGGADQAGNRSCVQALDPETGTWESPAVAGTPPLPRTFHASLAAVGDRLYVFGGGDKGAEPVQDQQLHVFDTATCTWSQPDTRGDPPSPRHGHVMVAVGTKLLIHGGLAGDVFYDDLFCIDTADLTWVKIRASGDVPGGRASHASAVLRDHVYIFGGMGPAGALDTTHKYHMGEQRWTLLRFESPLPAGRLDHAMCIIPWRAPGSPGAVGEEAEEEPAGGKADLLLGSEEEEEEQGCGEDPALHLLFVFGGMDTQGEMFRDCLVTLIE; this is encoded by the exons atGGGGGCGCCGCTGGAGCCGCTGGAGCCGGGGCAGCGCCCGCAGGCGGCCAAGTG GTACCGGCTGCGGCCTCGCGGCGCGGGGCCCAGCGGGCGCGTGGGGCccggctgcctcctgctgcccgcccggcccggccgcgtCCTGCTGCTGGGCGGCGCCGACACCGACGGCGCCTTCGCGGACGCGCACGTCCTGGAGCTGG GGTCCCTGCGCTGGGCCCAGGCCGGCTGGAGCGGGCTGCGGCCGCGCTACGAGCACGCCACCTTCCTGCCCCCCCGCCAACCCCCGCGCCTCTGGGTCTTCGGCGGCGCCGACCAGGCCGGGAACAGGAGCTGCGTGCAGGCGCTGGACCCCG AAACAGGAACCTGGGAGAGTCCTGCGGTGGCTGGCACCCCGCCACTGCCCAGGACGTTCCATGCATCCTTGGCAGCTGTCGGGGACCGCCTGTACGTCTTCGGAGGGGGAGACAAGGGAGCAGAACCTGTCCAAGACCAGCAGCTTCACGTGTTTGACACAG CCACCTGTACCTGGTCCCAGCCCGACACCCGCGGCGATCCCCCGTCCCCCCGGCACGGGCACGTCATGGTCGCAGTCGGGACCAAACTCCTCATACACGGCGGTTTAGCTGGCGATGTTTTCTACGATGATCTGTTCTGCATTGATACAG CAGACCTGACGTGGGTTAAGATACGAGCTAGCGGTGATGTCCCAGGGGGACGCGCGTCGCACGCCTCAGCAGTGCTCAGGGACCACGTGTACATCTTCGGGGGCATGGGCCCGGCCGGGGCCCTGGACACCACGCACAAATACCACATGG GGGAGCAGCGGTGGACGCTCCTGCGCTTTGAGTCCCCGCTGCCCGCTGGGAGGCTGGACCACGCCATGTGCATCATCCCCTGGCGCGCCCCTGGCAGCCCTGGCGCTGTGGGAGAGGAAGCCGAAGAGGAGCCGGCGGGGGGCAAGGCTGACCTCCTGCTGgggagcgaggaggaggaggaggagcagggctgtggggaggacCCAGCCCTGCATCTGCTGTTCGTGTTTGGGGGAATGGACACGCAAGGGGAGATGTTCAGGGACTGCCTGGTGACCCTGATCGAGTAG
- the RABEPK gene encoding rab9 effector protein with kelch motifs isoform X2 — MGAPLEPLEPGQRPQAAKWYRLRPRGAGPSGRVGPGCLLLPARPGRVLLLGGADTDGAFADAHVLELGSLRWAQAGWSGLRPRYEHATFLPPRQPPRLWVFGGADQAGNRSCVQALDPETGTWESPAVAGTPPLPRTFHASLAAVGDRLYVFGGGDKGAEPVQDQQLHVFDTATCTWSQPDTRGDPPSPRHGHVMVAVGTKLLIHGGLAGDVFYDDLFCIDTDLTWVKIRASGDVPGGRASHASAVLRDHVYIFGGMGPAGALDTTHKYHMGEQRWTLLRFESPLPAGRLDHAMCIIPWRAPGSPGAVGEEAEEEPAGGKADLLLGSEEEEEEQGCGEDPALHLLFVFGGMDTQGEMFRDCLVTLIE; from the exons atGGGGGCGCCGCTGGAGCCGCTGGAGCCGGGGCAGCGCCCGCAGGCGGCCAAGTG GTACCGGCTGCGGCCTCGCGGCGCGGGGCCCAGCGGGCGCGTGGGGCccggctgcctcctgctgcccgcccggcccggccgcgtCCTGCTGCTGGGCGGCGCCGACACCGACGGCGCCTTCGCGGACGCGCACGTCCTGGAGCTGG GGTCCCTGCGCTGGGCCCAGGCCGGCTGGAGCGGGCTGCGGCCGCGCTACGAGCACGCCACCTTCCTGCCCCCCCGCCAACCCCCGCGCCTCTGGGTCTTCGGCGGCGCCGACCAGGCCGGGAACAGGAGCTGCGTGCAGGCGCTGGACCCCG AAACAGGAACCTGGGAGAGTCCTGCGGTGGCTGGCACCCCGCCACTGCCCAGGACGTTCCATGCATCCTTGGCAGCTGTCGGGGACCGCCTGTACGTCTTCGGAGGGGGAGACAAGGGAGCAGAACCTGTCCAAGACCAGCAGCTTCACGTGTTTGACACAG CCACCTGTACCTGGTCCCAGCCCGACACCCGCGGCGATCCCCCGTCCCCCCGGCACGGGCACGTCATGGTCGCAGTCGGGACCAAACTCCTCATACACGGCGGTTTAGCTGGCGATGTTTTCTACGATGATCTGTTCTGCATTGATACAG ACCTGACGTGGGTTAAGATACGAGCTAGCGGTGATGTCCCAGGGGGACGCGCGTCGCACGCCTCAGCAGTGCTCAGGGACCACGTGTACATCTTCGGGGGCATGGGCCCGGCCGGGGCCCTGGACACCACGCACAAATACCACATGG GGGAGCAGCGGTGGACGCTCCTGCGCTTTGAGTCCCCGCTGCCCGCTGGGAGGCTGGACCACGCCATGTGCATCATCCCCTGGCGCGCCCCTGGCAGCCCTGGCGCTGTGGGAGAGGAAGCCGAAGAGGAGCCGGCGGGGGGCAAGGCTGACCTCCTGCTGgggagcgaggaggaggaggaggagcagggctgtggggaggacCCAGCCCTGCATCTGCTGTTCGTGTTTGGGGGAATGGACACGCAAGGGGAGATGTTCAGGGACTGCCTGGTGACCCTGATCGAGTAG
- the HSPA5 gene encoding endoplasmic reticulum chaperone BiP, translating into METSRTSPPAAPRRRPAANGRPPLGSRFSADRPAAPGHEPIARREGRAPGVSERPRARRQSRKASLVAADQWARSSEGSAANGEPPRRSNGGYIRAAGAAWALSGSWRRGAVGGTGGEGRAAGMRHLLWALLLLGAARADDEEKKEDVGTVVGIDLGTTYSCVGVFKNGRVEIIANDQGNRITPSYVAFTPEGERLIGDAAKNQLTSNPENTVFDAKRLIGRTWNDPSVQQDIKYLPFKVVEKKAKPHIQVDVGGGQTKTFAPEEISAMVLTKMKETAEAYLGKKVTHAVVTVPAYFNDAQRQATKDAGTIAGLNVMRIINEPTAAAIAYGLDKREGEKNILVFDLGGGTFDVSLLTIDNGVFEVVATNGDTHLGGEDFDQRVMEHFIKLYKKKTGKDVRKDNRAVQKLRREVEKAKRALSSQHQARIEIESFFEGEDFSETLTRAKFEELNMDLFRSTMKPVQKVLEDSDLKKSDIDEIVLVGGSTRIPKIQQLVKEFFNGKEPSRGINPDEAVAYGAAVQAGVLSGDQDTGDLVLLDVCPLTLGIETVGGVMTKLIPRNTVVPTKKSQIFSTASDNQPTVTIKVYEGERPLTKDNHLLGTFDLTGIPPAPRGVPQIEVTFEIDVNGILRVTAEDKGTGNKNKITITNDQNRLTPEEIERMVNDAEKFAEEDKKLKERIDARNELESYAYSLKNQIGDKEKLGGKLSSEDKETIEKAVEEKIEWLESHQDADIEDFKSKKKELEEVVQPIVSKLYGSAGPPPSGEEETAEKDEL; encoded by the exons ATGGAAACTTCCAGAACGTCCCCCCCGGCCGCGCCGCGACGGCGTCCCGCGGCCAATGGGCGCCCTCCGCTTGGCTCACGCTTCTCCGCTGATAGGCCCGCGGCGCCGGGGCACGAACCAATCGCGCGGCGGGAGGGGCGCGCGCCCGGTGTGTCAGAGCGGCCGCGCGCTCGTCGCCAATCGCGGAAGGCCAGCTTAGTGGCAGCCGACCAATGGGCGCGCTCCAGCGAGGGCTCCGCAGCCAATGGCGAGCCTCCACGCAGGAGTAACGGAGGGTATATAAGGGCGGCCGGCGCGGCCTGGGCGCTCAGCGGCAGTTGGCGGCGAGGCGCGGTCGGTGGCACG GGCGGCGAGGGGCGAGCGGCCGGCATGAGGCACCTCCTGtgggcgctgctgctgctgggcgcCGCGCGGGCGGACGAcgaggagaagaaggaggacgTGGGCACGGTGGTGGGCATCGACCTCGGCACCACCTACTCCTG CGTGGGCGTTTTCAAGAATGGCCGGGTGGAAATCATTGCCAACGACCAGGGGAACCGCATCACCCCGTCCTACGTGGCGTTCACGCCCGAGGGGGAGCGCTTGATCGGGGATGCCGCCAAGAACCAGCTGACGTCCAACCCCGAGAACACCGTGTTCGATGCCAAGCGGCTCATAGGCCGCACCTGGAACGACCCCTCGGTGCAGCAGGACATCAAGTACTTGCCCTTCAAG GTTGTTGAAAAGAAAGCCAAGCCCCATATTCAAGTTGATGTTGGCGGTGGACAGACAAAAACATTTGCTCCTGAAGAAATTTCAGCTATGGTCCTGACAAAGATGAAGGAAACCGCGGAGGCTTACCTGGGGAAGAAG GTTACCCATGCAGTTGTTACTGTGCCAGCCTACTTCAATGACGCTCAGCGCCAGGCCACAAAAGATGCTGGTACCATTGCTGGGCTGAACGTGATGCGGATCATCAACGAGCC AACAGCTGCTGCTATTGCCTATGGATTGGACAAGAGAGAGGGTGAGAAGAACATCCTCGTGTTCGACTTGGGTGGTGGGACTTTTGATGTCTCCCTCCTCACAATTGACAATGGAGTCTTCGAAGTTGTGGCTACTAATGGAGACACTCACCTGGGTGGAGAAGACTTTGACCAACGTGTTATGGAACACTTCATCAAACTCTACAAAAAGAAGACCGGGAAAGATGTCAGGAAGGATAATAGAGCTGTGCAGAAACTCAGACGGGAAGTGGAGAAAGCAAAGAGAGCCTTGTCATCTCAGCATCAAGCCAGGATTGAAATAGAATCATTTTTTGAGGGAGAAGATTTCTCTGAGACACTTACTCGAGCCAAGTTTGAAGAACTGAACATG GACCTGTTCCGTTCTACAATGAAGCCTGTTCAGAAAGTTCTGGAAGACTCTGACCTGAAGAAGTCTGATATTGATGAGATTGTTCTTGTTGGTGGCTCTACTCGCATCCCCAAAATACAACAACTTGTTAAAGAGTTCTTCAATGGCAAAGAGCCTTCTCGTGGCATTAATCCAGATGAGGCTGTAGCCTATGGTGCAGCTGTTCAGGCTGGTGTTCTCTCTGGGGACCAAGACACAG GTGACTTGGTCCTGCTTGATGTGTGTCCTCTGACCCTGGGTATTGAGACAGTTGGAGGTGTGATGACTAAACTGATCCCAAGAAATACTGTGGTTCCCACAAAGAAGTCTCAGATTTTCTCTACAGCTTCTGACAACCAGCCAACTGTGACAATCAAGGTCTACGAAG GTGAGCGTCCCCTCACCAAGGATAATCATCTTCTGGGAACTTTCGATCTGACGGGAATCCCTCCTGCTCCTCGTGGCGTCCCACAGATTGAAGTTACCTTTGAAATAGATGTAAATGGGATCCTCCGCGTCACAGCTGAAGACAAGGGCACTGGGAACAAAAACAAGATCACAATTACGAATGATCAGAATCGGCTAACACCAGAAGAGATTGAGAGGATGGTTAACGATGCTGAGAAGTTtgcagaggaagacaaaaagcTTAAGGAACGCATTGATGCCCGGAACGAGCTGGAGAGCTATGCCTACTCTCTGAAGAACCAGATTGGGGACAAAGAGAAGCTGGGTGGCAAGCTGTCATCTGAAGACAAAGAAACAATAGAGAAGGCAGTAGAGGAAAAGATCGAGTGGCTTGAAAGCCACCAAGATGCGGATATCGAAGACTTCAAATCAAAGAAGAAGGAGCTAGAGGAAGTCGTTCAGCCCATTGTTAGCAAGCTCTACGGAAGCGCAGGCCCCCCTCCCTCCGGTgaagaagaaacagcagaaaaggatGAGTTGTAG